A genome region from Cherax quadricarinatus isolate ZL_2023a chromosome 59, ASM3850222v1, whole genome shotgun sequence includes the following:
- the LOC128698762 gene encoding NADH-cytochrome b5 reductase 3 isoform X3 encodes MDHAKAIPLVVGLVIVVGTAILTKLYLSKKRGPPRTLQDPTVKYPLELIEREEVSHDTRRFRFKLPSPDHVLGLPVGQHIYLSARVEGQLIVRPYTPVSSDEDKGYMDLVVKIYFKNVHPKFPDGGKMSQHLEAMKIGETIDVRGPSGLLEYRGRGVFAIKPDKKSPSNLVTSKKINMIAGGTGITPMLQLVRQVARDEEDKTQLALIFANQTEADILLRHELEDVLAQHSDKFKLWYTVDRPEEAWKYSSGFVSSEMISEHLYPPADDTIVLMCGPPPMINFACIPNLDKLGYSSNMRFSF; translated from the exons GCCATTCCcctggtggtggggctggtgatagtggttggcACAGCCATTCTCACCAAGCTTTACCTTTCCAAGAAACGTGGGCCACCTCGCACCCTCCAGGATCCTACTGTGAAGTACCCATTAGAACTAATTGAACGAGAAGAGGTCTCTCATGACACAAGGCGTTTTAGATTCAAATTGCCATCACCTGATCATGTTTTAG GCTTGCCTGTTGGTCAACACATATACCTCTCAGCTCGTGTTGAGGGCCAGTTGATAGTGCGTCCCTACACACCTGTCTCCAGTGATGAGGACAAAGGATATATGGATCTTGTTGTCAAG ATTTACTTCAAGAATGTTCATCCCAAATTTCCTGATGGAGGTAAAATGAGCCAACACTTGGAGGCTATGAAAATAGGGGAGACCATTGATGTGCGAGGGCCATCTGGCTTATTAGAATACAGAGGACGTGGAGTGTTTGCCATTAAGCCAGACAAGAAGTCGCCATCAAATTTGGTTACAAGCAAAAAGATCAACATGATTGCTG GTGGCACTGGGATCACCCCCATGCTCCAGCTGGTGCGTCAGGTGGCTCGTGATGAGGAAGACAAAACGCAGCTGGCTCTCATCTTTGCCAATCAAACAGAGGCGGACATATTGCTCAGGCATGAGCTGGAGGATGTGTTAGCTCAGCATTCAGACAAATTCAAGCTCTGGTATACTGTGGATCGCCCAGAAGAAG CATGGAAATACAGCAGTGGGTTCGTAAGTTCCGAAATGATCTCGGAGCATCTTTACCCGCCTGCAGATGACACAATTGTACTGATGTGTGGGCCACCCCCCATGATCAACTTTGCCTGCATCCCCAATCTGGACAAACTGGGTTATTCATCCAACATGAGGTTCTCTTTCTAG
- the LOC128698762 gene encoding NADH-cytochrome b5 reductase 3 isoform X1 gives MCGDAIPLVVGLVIVVGTAILTKLYLSKKRGPPRTLQDPTVKYPLELIEREEVSHDTRRFRFKLPSPDHVLGLPVGQHIYLSARVEGQLIVRPYTPVSSDEDKGYMDLVVKIYFKNVHPKFPDGGKMSQHLEAMKIGETIDVRGPSGLLEYRGRGVFAIKPDKKSPSNLVTSKKINMIAGGTGITPMLQLVRQVARDEEDKTQLALIFANQTEADILLRHELEDVLAQHSDKFKLWYTVDRPEEAWKYSSGFVSSEMISEHLYPPADDTIVLMCGPPPMINFACIPNLDKLGYSSNMRFSF, from the exons GCCATTCCcctggtggtggggctggtgatagtggttggcACAGCCATTCTCACCAAGCTTTACCTTTCCAAGAAACGTGGGCCACCTCGCACCCTCCAGGATCCTACTGTGAAGTACCCATTAGAACTAATTGAACGAGAAGAGGTCTCTCATGACACAAGGCGTTTTAGATTCAAATTGCCATCACCTGATCATGTTTTAG GCTTGCCTGTTGGTCAACACATATACCTCTCAGCTCGTGTTGAGGGCCAGTTGATAGTGCGTCCCTACACACCTGTCTCCAGTGATGAGGACAAAGGATATATGGATCTTGTTGTCAAG ATTTACTTCAAGAATGTTCATCCCAAATTTCCTGATGGAGGTAAAATGAGCCAACACTTGGAGGCTATGAAAATAGGGGAGACCATTGATGTGCGAGGGCCATCTGGCTTATTAGAATACAGAGGACGTGGAGTGTTTGCCATTAAGCCAGACAAGAAGTCGCCATCAAATTTGGTTACAAGCAAAAAGATCAACATGATTGCTG GTGGCACTGGGATCACCCCCATGCTCCAGCTGGTGCGTCAGGTGGCTCGTGATGAGGAAGACAAAACGCAGCTGGCTCTCATCTTTGCCAATCAAACAGAGGCGGACATATTGCTCAGGCATGAGCTGGAGGATGTGTTAGCTCAGCATTCAGACAAATTCAAGCTCTGGTATACTGTGGATCGCCCAGAAGAAG CATGGAAATACAGCAGTGGGTTCGTAAGTTCCGAAATGATCTCGGAGCATCTTTACCCGCCTGCAGATGACACAATTGTACTGATGTGTGGGCCACCCCCCATGATCAACTTTGCCTGCATCCCCAATCTGGACAAACTGGGTTATTCATCCAACATGAGGTTCTCTTTCTAG
- the LOC128698762 gene encoding NADH-cytochrome b5 reductase 3 isoform X2, with protein sequence MVEILDVQAIPLVVGLVIVVGTAILTKLYLSKKRGPPRTLQDPTVKYPLELIEREEVSHDTRRFRFKLPSPDHVLGLPVGQHIYLSARVEGQLIVRPYTPVSSDEDKGYMDLVVKIYFKNVHPKFPDGGKMSQHLEAMKIGETIDVRGPSGLLEYRGRGVFAIKPDKKSPSNLVTSKKINMIAGGTGITPMLQLVRQVARDEEDKTQLALIFANQTEADILLRHELEDVLAQHSDKFKLWYTVDRPEEAWKYSSGFVSSEMISEHLYPPADDTIVLMCGPPPMINFACIPNLDKLGYSSNMRFSF encoded by the exons GCCATTCCcctggtggtggggctggtgatagtggttggcACAGCCATTCTCACCAAGCTTTACCTTTCCAAGAAACGTGGGCCACCTCGCACCCTCCAGGATCCTACTGTGAAGTACCCATTAGAACTAATTGAACGAGAAGAGGTCTCTCATGACACAAGGCGTTTTAGATTCAAATTGCCATCACCTGATCATGTTTTAG GCTTGCCTGTTGGTCAACACATATACCTCTCAGCTCGTGTTGAGGGCCAGTTGATAGTGCGTCCCTACACACCTGTCTCCAGTGATGAGGACAAAGGATATATGGATCTTGTTGTCAAG ATTTACTTCAAGAATGTTCATCCCAAATTTCCTGATGGAGGTAAAATGAGCCAACACTTGGAGGCTATGAAAATAGGGGAGACCATTGATGTGCGAGGGCCATCTGGCTTATTAGAATACAGAGGACGTGGAGTGTTTGCCATTAAGCCAGACAAGAAGTCGCCATCAAATTTGGTTACAAGCAAAAAGATCAACATGATTGCTG GTGGCACTGGGATCACCCCCATGCTCCAGCTGGTGCGTCAGGTGGCTCGTGATGAGGAAGACAAAACGCAGCTGGCTCTCATCTTTGCCAATCAAACAGAGGCGGACATATTGCTCAGGCATGAGCTGGAGGATGTGTTAGCTCAGCATTCAGACAAATTCAAGCTCTGGTATACTGTGGATCGCCCAGAAGAAG CATGGAAATACAGCAGTGGGTTCGTAAGTTCCGAAATGATCTCGGAGCATCTTTACCCGCCTGCAGATGACACAATTGTACTGATGTGTGGGCCACCCCCCATGATCAACTTTGCCTGCATCCCCAATCTGGACAAACTGGGTTATTCATCCAACATGAGGTTCTCTTTCTAG